In Akkermansia muciniphila, one DNA window encodes the following:
- a CDS encoding phage capsid protein: MAVTISDNYQVKYTNKWGVLLQQKVSALEKLVTVDRDCKGKVKFIDQYGVLDFKEKTTRMGSTALDEAPTLRRSMRPRIFTKAVGFDEFDATKLGDLDLPVSKTLEGLRMAANRTMDDVMIASFLGQNFVGEDGTKAVEFPADQVVAKDYVESGTKAASGLTLAKLRRTLQMFQEADAWTEDSSAAGDQLVFACSSAQILNLLSTTEVTSYDYNSVKALVDGKVDTFMGFKFVRTERLPKSEGVRECLAWVKSRAQFGLWNDFKVKISVRDDLDEALQIRAKFACGATRLEEKGFVKVLCAQ, translated from the coding sequence ATGGCAGTTACAATTAGCGATAATTATCAGGTCAAGTACACGAATAAGTGGGGGGTGCTGTTGCAGCAGAAGGTGAGCGCATTGGAGAAGCTGGTGACGGTGGACAGGGATTGCAAGGGGAAGGTGAAGTTTATCGACCAGTACGGGGTGCTTGATTTTAAGGAGAAGACGACGCGCATGGGGAGCACTGCGCTTGATGAGGCTCCTACGTTGAGGCGTTCCATGCGTCCGCGCATTTTCACCAAGGCGGTAGGGTTTGACGAGTTTGACGCGACGAAGCTTGGCGATTTGGATTTACCGGTGAGCAAGACGCTGGAGGGGTTGAGGATGGCGGCGAACCGGACGATGGATGATGTGATGATTGCCTCGTTTCTAGGGCAGAATTTTGTGGGCGAGGACGGGACGAAGGCTGTGGAGTTTCCTGCTGACCAAGTTGTTGCCAAGGATTATGTGGAGTCCGGCACGAAGGCCGCAAGCGGCCTGACGCTGGCTAAGCTGCGCCGGACGTTGCAGATGTTTCAGGAGGCGGATGCGTGGACGGAGGATAGTTCCGCCGCCGGGGATCAGCTTGTGTTTGCGTGTTCTTCCGCGCAGATTCTTAATTTGCTGAGCACGACGGAGGTGACTTCTTATGATTATAATAGCGTGAAGGCTCTGGTGGATGGGAAGGTTGATACGTTTATGGGGTTCAAGTTTGTCCGCACGGAGCGTCTGCCCAAGTCCGAGGGGGTGAGGGAGTGCCTTGCATGGGTGAAGAGCCGCGCCCAGTTCGGGCTGTGGAATGATTTTAAGGTGAAGATTTCCGTGCGGGATGATTTGGATGAGGCGTTGCAGATCCGCGCGAAGTTTGCCTGCGGGGCGACGCGTCTGGAGGAGAAGGGGTTTGTTAAGGTGCTGTGCGCACAGTAA
- a CDS encoding DNA adenine methylase, whose product MNTRAPRKRALARYLGGKNRIAPWIISFFPPHKIYVEPFGGSGAVLLNKQPAWMEVYNDLYDRVVNFFEVLRNPEKSERLASLLELTPYAQTAYARSFEIAEDPVEDALRFAVNSMMSYGGGIHKPGFKRNGLLRTTPYPQTWREYPEIVRECAAELRSRNIEINNMDALQVMARYDSPDTLHYVDPPYVQSTRGNQVRYEHEYDQQDHERLLVFLKTLKGKVVLSGYDSDLYSRHLSGWRKECKVSHDTQGGKKIECLWLNYNPQLTLF is encoded by the coding sequence ATGAACACTAGAGCACCACGGAAAAGGGCTCTGGCCCGGTATCTTGGAGGCAAAAACCGCATTGCCCCTTGGATTATCAGCTTTTTCCCGCCTCATAAAATCTACGTTGAACCCTTTGGTGGTTCCGGTGCGGTGTTGCTGAATAAACAGCCCGCCTGGATGGAGGTCTATAACGACCTTTATGACCGGGTGGTGAATTTCTTCGAGGTATTGCGGAACCCGGAGAAATCCGAACGGCTGGCCAGTTTGTTGGAATTGACGCCCTACGCTCAAACGGCCTATGCCCGGTCATTTGAGATTGCGGAAGACCCCGTGGAAGATGCCCTCCGCTTTGCCGTCAATAGTATGATGAGCTACGGCGGAGGAATCCACAAGCCGGGGTTCAAGCGCAACGGCTTACTCCGCACAACTCCCTATCCTCAAACATGGAGGGAATATCCCGAAATCGTTCGGGAATGTGCCGCCGAGCTGCGAAGCCGGAATATCGAGATCAACAACATGGACGCCCTGCAGGTCATGGCTCGCTATGACTCACCGGATACGCTGCATTACGTGGATCCTCCCTATGTGCAATCTACCCGCGGCAACCAGGTACGATACGAACACGAGTACGACCAACAGGACCATGAGCGGCTTCTTGTCTTTTTGAAGACCTTGAAAGGCAAGGTTGTTCTGTCTGGCTATGATTCCGACCTTTATTCCAGGCATCTTTCCGGCTGGCGGAAGGAATGCAAGGTCTCTCACGACACGCAGGGCGGCAAGAAGATTGAATGCCTGTGGCTTAACTACAACCCACAATTAACGCTTTTTTGA
- a CDS encoding tyrosine-type recombinase/integrase yields MPTASGKWKLVTHSTKIEVAPAGAISEKDAQRLLNSGMEREKVEALKEAGMSATDARKLAQKVADAWESAAKKGWTVFHIRKVIGELAVEVTGEEVSAPTVRAWFGDFIAGLGRKGKSVATVRNYRNAANRFYTFLEDRVDWSMERITPRMMNDFMLELAGMFAVKTVKKEFGMVCAVFNAAVKLGVIERNPGMGVELPRDKKTDSGRIARRGFTLEELRRVLERCDEEWRSMVLCSLYLGGQRLGDVAMLRWDAVDWEKGVVKLVTQKTGREMVVPMVPVLAGVLRERQTVCGEDAVFVHPSRAEMYERSGSGRLSAEFSGMLFDAGLIDRDPRLAGKRYRKLTPARDGKRRVKNELSFHSLRYTVATMLHDAGVVPAMVQEIVGHSSAAVHAGYIKFGAEATEKALEKLPEL; encoded by the coding sequence GTGCCCACCGCATCCGGCAAGTGGAAACTTGTCACTCATAGTACCAAGATTGAAGTTGCTCCGGCGGGTGCTATATCTGAGAAGGATGCTCAGAGGCTTTTAAACAGCGGTATGGAGCGGGAGAAGGTGGAGGCTCTAAAGGAGGCGGGGATGTCCGCGACGGATGCGCGGAAGCTGGCTCAAAAGGTGGCTGATGCGTGGGAGTCCGCCGCAAAGAAGGGATGGACTGTTTTCCATATACGGAAGGTGATTGGGGAGTTGGCTGTAGAGGTGACAGGAGAGGAGGTTTCTGCTCCTACTGTGCGTGCTTGGTTTGGCGATTTTATTGCCGGGTTGGGCAGAAAGGGGAAGTCTGTTGCGACTGTCCGGAATTATCGGAATGCCGCAAACAGGTTTTATACATTTTTGGAAGACAGGGTTGATTGGTCAATGGAACGTATTACTCCCCGCATGATGAATGATTTTATGCTGGAACTGGCCGGAATGTTTGCCGTCAAGACAGTGAAGAAGGAGTTTGGGATGGTTTGCGCTGTTTTTAATGCTGCTGTTAAGTTGGGTGTGATTGAGAGGAATCCCGGAATGGGAGTGGAGCTGCCGAGGGATAAAAAGACGGATTCTGGAAGAATTGCCCGGCGCGGTTTTACGCTGGAAGAGTTGCGGAGAGTGTTGGAGCGATGTGATGAGGAGTGGAGGAGTATGGTGTTGTGTTCTCTTTATCTTGGCGGCCAGAGGTTGGGGGATGTGGCGATGCTGAGGTGGGATGCTGTGGATTGGGAAAAGGGAGTGGTGAAATTGGTGACTCAAAAGACGGGCCGGGAGATGGTGGTGCCGATGGTTCCGGTTTTGGCCGGAGTGTTGCGCGAGCGGCAAACTGTCTGTGGAGAGGATGCCGTGTTTGTTCATCCGTCCCGTGCCGAGATGTATGAGCGGTCTGGGAGCGGCAGGTTGTCTGCGGAGTTTTCCGGGATGTTGTTTGATGCCGGTTTGATTGACCGTGATCCACGATTGGCCGGGAAAAGATACAGGAAATTAACTCCTGCCAGAGACGGAAAGAGAAGGGTGAAGAATGAGCTGTCTTTCCACTCTTTGCGTTATACTGTAGCAACGATGCTGCATGATGCAGGAGTGGTTCCGGCGATGGTGCAGGAGATTGTAGGGCACTCTTCCGCCGCCGTGCATGCCGGGTATATTAAGTTTGGAGCGGAGGCGACGGAGAAGGCGTTGGAGAAGTTGCCGGAGTTGTAA
- a CDS encoding DNA cytosine methyltransferase — translation MNELHLFAGAGGGILGSSLLGFRTVCAVELEPYPASVLLARQNDGLLPPFPVWDDVRTFDGRPWRGLVDVVSGGFPCQDISAAGKGAGIDGARSGLWREMHRIINEVRPEFAFLENSPLLVGRGLARVLGDLAEIGYDAEWLVLGADDVGAPHVRKRIWILGMDRNANCLREEEKREVSGGQQAAKSTRVCGDVSKSPFLGSQETWPEQQATGIVRICPDVSYSNRQLRRQGNQPGNREEIDNCGFTVSNAPHQGDVRGDGEFSENERPGSQGNYHAGRAETNDCGEWWSAEPDVGRVAHGVAARVDRLKAIGNGQVPAVAATAFRVLLGRFQEGKEGE, via the coding sequence GTGAATGAGCTACATCTTTTCGCGGGCGCTGGTGGAGGCATACTTGGCAGCTCGCTGCTCGGATTCCGCACCGTTTGCGCCGTCGAACTCGAACCCTATCCCGCAAGCGTACTGCTCGCCCGACAGAATGACGGCTTACTCCCGCCTTTCCCGGTTTGGGATGACGTACGCACCTTTGACGGACGACCGTGGCGCGGCCTTGTTGACGTGGTATCTGGAGGCTTCCCGTGCCAGGACATTTCAGCCGCAGGAAAAGGCGCCGGCATTGACGGCGCCCGCTCCGGTCTCTGGCGGGAAATGCACCGAATTATCAATGAGGTACGACCGGAATTCGCATTCCTGGAAAACTCACCTCTGCTTGTGGGACGAGGACTTGCCAGAGTCCTCGGTGATCTTGCCGAAATCGGGTACGATGCGGAATGGCTTGTGCTGGGAGCGGACGATGTGGGAGCCCCGCACGTCAGAAAGCGCATCTGGATACTTGGTATGGATCGGAACGCCAACTGCCTCCGGGAAGAAGAGAAGCGAGAAGTTTCGGGAGGGCAACAAGCTGCCAAATCCACACGAGTTTGTGGAGATGTTTCCAAGTCCCCTTTCCTCGGATCACAAGAGACGTGGCCCGAACAGCAGGCAACAGGGATTGTCCGAATTTGTCCGGATGTTTCCTACTCCAACCGCCAGTTGCGGCGGCAAGGAAATCAACCGGGCAACAGGGAAGAAATTGATAACTGTGGTTTCACAGTTTCCAACGCCCCGCACCAAGGGGATGTGCGGGGGGACGGGGAGTTTTCGGAAAATGAAAGACCTGGAAGCCAAGGGAATTATCACGCCGGACGAGCGGAAACAAATGACTGCGGGGAGTGGTGGTCAGCTGAACCCGACGTGGGTCGAGTGGCTCATGGGGTGGCCGCTAGAGTGGACCGCCTTAAAGCCATTGGCAACGGCCAAGTTCCTGCAGTGGCGGCAACTGCATTCCGGGTTTTGCTTGGCAGATTCCAAGAAGGAAAGGAGGGGGAATGA
- a CDS encoding portal protein produces MSRQDEADELVRLYNGLRKQRDELAKTWQFARWYLLPNRVDDLRFRPSDFVGRVRNGAARMACARLAGAHMSHIVTSHEPWFKWIARPGDVAEEDVEEANAWYGKCSDIALMELTRSNFYSEIYECFLDRVGMGTGSLYCGPGRSVRLLFKAISPEQVCGEVDDEGRVVVFVREMLLSAYDVADLFGKAALSEGMAADYHQGGAGMYEKKWVVLHVVRRAKKPKMGRGWESFYVDQQGKRVMRREMEWEMPYMATRWKMNGTSFFGFAPWQDVEGEVRGVEEIEKDLEKARRVAIDPRILTAAKLVGEVDLRAGGKTLVDPDLLQDGGVLLPKEWAAVGDVSLSYKQLADKEQRIKDAFLVPMLELFAYDEGKKGFPTATEVMARENQYLLQFFPSFVQFAYDVQPTLDRVFMVLYRAGVFPDPPDCVREDVIRNGAVVGTALKNPGVTYNNKVALVLKRIESDAFAAALREAVELGEAVPGLLDHLDVDRGMRARLRSLGVSEDSIRGNIEVEDMRRRKSAAVMDEDELRLRQAGAAVMKDEAAAAKMAAEAQGGAA; encoded by the coding sequence ATGAGCCGTCAGGATGAGGCGGATGAGCTGGTGCGCCTGTATAACGGGTTGAGGAAGCAACGGGATGAGCTTGCAAAGACGTGGCAGTTTGCCCGCTGGTATTTGCTGCCGAACAGGGTGGATGATTTAAGGTTTCGTCCGTCCGATTTTGTGGGCAGGGTGCGGAATGGGGCGGCCAGGATGGCCTGTGCCCGGCTGGCCGGAGCGCATATGAGCCATATTGTGACGAGCCATGAGCCGTGGTTCAAGTGGATCGCGAGGCCCGGAGATGTAGCGGAGGAGGATGTGGAGGAGGCTAACGCATGGTATGGCAAGTGTTCCGATATTGCTTTGATGGAGCTGACGCGGAGCAATTTTTATTCCGAGATTTACGAGTGTTTTCTTGATCGTGTCGGCATGGGGACGGGGAGTTTGTATTGCGGGCCGGGCAGGAGCGTGAGGTTGTTGTTTAAGGCGATTTCCCCGGAACAGGTTTGCGGGGAGGTGGATGACGAGGGCCGGGTGGTGGTGTTTGTGAGGGAGATGCTGTTGTCTGCTTATGATGTGGCGGATTTGTTTGGCAAGGCGGCTTTGAGTGAGGGGATGGCGGCGGATTATCATCAGGGAGGGGCCGGTATGTATGAGAAGAAGTGGGTGGTGCTGCATGTGGTGCGGCGGGCGAAGAAGCCGAAGATGGGCCGCGGCTGGGAGAGTTTTTATGTGGATCAGCAGGGGAAGAGGGTGATGCGGCGGGAGATGGAGTGGGAGATGCCGTATATGGCGACGCGCTGGAAGATGAATGGGACAAGTTTTTTCGGGTTTGCTCCGTGGCAGGATGTGGAGGGCGAGGTGAGGGGGGTGGAGGAGATTGAGAAGGATTTGGAGAAGGCGCGGCGTGTGGCGATAGATCCCCGGATTTTGACGGCGGCAAAGCTGGTGGGAGAGGTTGATTTGCGGGCTGGCGGGAAGACGTTGGTTGATCCGGATTTGTTGCAGGATGGCGGAGTGTTGTTGCCGAAGGAGTGGGCGGCTGTGGGGGATGTGAGTCTTTCTTATAAGCAGCTTGCGGATAAGGAGCAGCGGATTAAGGATGCGTTTTTGGTGCCGATGCTGGAGCTGTTTGCGTATGATGAGGGTAAGAAGGGGTTTCCCACGGCGACGGAGGTGATGGCGCGCGAGAATCAGTATTTGTTGCAGTTTTTTCCGTCTTTCGTGCAGTTTGCCTATGATGTGCAGCCGACGCTGGACAGGGTGTTTATGGTACTGTACAGGGCCGGGGTTTTTCCAGATCCGCCTGATTGCGTGAGAGAGGATGTGATTAGGAATGGGGCTGTTGTGGGGACTGCGCTGAAGAATCCGGGGGTGACGTATAATAATAAGGTGGCGTTGGTGCTGAAGCGGATTGAGAGCGATGCTTTTGCTGCCGCGTTGAGGGAGGCGGTGGAGTTGGGTGAGGCGGTACCCGGTTTGCTGGATCATTTGGATGTGGATCGTGGCATGAGAGCGCGGCTGCGGTCTCTTGGCGTGTCTGAGGATAGTATCAGGGGGAATATTGAGGTGGAGGACATGAGGCGGCGGAAGAGTGCGGCGGTGATGGATGAGGATGAGTTGAGGCTGCGTCAGGCGGGCGCGGCTGTGATGAAGGATGAGGCTGCGGCTGCCAAGATGGCGGCGGAGGCTCAGGGTGGAGCGGCGTAG
- a CDS encoding N-acetylmuramoyl-L-alanine amidase: protein MKVALSIGHSPQDGGAVMTNRKHSEFSFWTAHIGKVKDELERLGYEAVVCNRSEAGGTTPIYAARRCNAVGADLAVEFHFNGADTGIGGTETLYWYASKNGKKAAELIQAAMCDVLRLPDRGLKPIKCKSDRGYYYFRETRMPALMLEPAFASSHVTDCDRLEERVDALCVAIAGAIDKYFKEGAV, encoded by the coding sequence ATGAAAGTAGCATTGAGCATCGGGCATAGCCCGCAGGATGGAGGGGCTGTGATGACGAACCGGAAGCATTCAGAGTTTTCTTTCTGGACGGCCCATATTGGCAAGGTGAAGGATGAGTTGGAGCGGCTGGGTTATGAGGCTGTGGTGTGCAATCGGTCTGAGGCTGGGGGAACGACACCGATTTACGCGGCCCGGAGGTGTAATGCGGTGGGAGCGGATTTGGCCGTGGAGTTTCACTTCAATGGTGCAGATACAGGAATTGGAGGCACAGAAACTTTGTATTGGTACGCCTCCAAGAACGGGAAGAAAGCGGCTGAACTGATACAGGCGGCGATGTGTGATGTGCTGAGGCTCCCTGATCGCGGTTTGAAGCCGATCAAGTGTAAGAGTGACAGAGGTTATTATTATTTCAGAGAAACGCGCATGCCGGCGTTGATGCTGGAGCCTGCGTTTGCGTCCTCACACGTGACGGATTGCGACAGGCTGGAAGAACGGGTTGACGCGCTTTGCGTGGCGATTGCCGGGGCGATTGATAAGTATTTCAAGGAGGGGGCTGTATGA
- a CDS encoding ASCH domain-containing protein, translated as MINILLSVRRPFSGKILSGEKKWELRKNAPRLNKGDSVTLWLYESGKDGKRAIIGKCRLVVTASLYLYPPKGILELAIKNACVTEEHLRNYLPCCVWKVTAPVKLPAAVPLSVIGLTRPPLSWQYISPEQAVILEKAASLTSKMCVECQLWSGWDGCCMSLASGHLWEEMPSDHPACDDFKPEEIEQEEEDDA; from the coding sequence ATGATTAACATCCTCTTATCCGTCAGGCGGCCTTTCTCCGGGAAAATTCTGTCCGGCGAAAAGAAATGGGAACTGCGTAAAAATGCGCCACGCCTCAACAAAGGCGACTCCGTCACACTGTGGCTCTACGAGTCCGGGAAAGACGGAAAACGGGCCATCATCGGCAAGTGTCGTTTAGTTGTCACTGCTTCACTTTATCTATACCCTCCAAAGGGGATTTTAGAATTGGCCATTAAGAATGCTTGCGTGACGGAAGAGCACCTGCGGAATTACCTGCCTTGTTGCGTCTGGAAAGTCACGGCCCCCGTGAAACTTCCCGCCGCCGTGCCGCTCTCTGTCATCGGCCTGACCCGCCCGCCGCTGTCGTGGCAGTACATCAGCCCGGAGCAGGCGGTTATTTTGGAAAAGGCAGCGTCATTGACTTCAAAGATGTGTGTTGAATGCCAGTTGTGGAGCGGCTGGGACGGTTGTTGCATGTCTCTCGCATCCGGTCACTTGTGGGAAGAAATGCCCTCGGATCATCCGGCCTGTGACGATTTCAAACCAGAAGAAATAGAACAGGAGGAAGAAGATGACGCCTGA